GCTCGCCGAACTCGATCCCGACCGGGCCGACCGCTTCGACGGCCGCTGGGAACGGCATCGCGTCGAGCTGAGCGAACTGCACGAGGAGGTCGGCGAGCGGCTCGCCGAGATTCCGGAGTCCCGCCGCATCCTGGTCACCTCGCACGACGCCTTCCGCTACCTGGGCCGCGCCTACGACATCCGGGTCGAGGCGGTGCAGGGCGTGTCCACTGTGGACGAGGCGACCATCGGCGACATCGATCGAGTGGCGGGCGTCATCGCCGAGCACGGCGTGCGGGCCGTGTTCGTCGAGTCCAGCGTGTCCGGTCAGACCGCTGCCGCGGTGCTCGACGCGGCGGCCGCCCTCGGCGCGACGGCGACGCTCGGCGGAAGCCTGTACTCCGACGCGGCGGGCGCGGAAGGCACGCCGGAGGGCACCTACCTCGGCATGGTCCGCGCCGACGTCGACCTGCTCGTGGCGGGACTGCGATGATCCGCCGCGCAGCCGCCACGCCCGATTCGCCGACTCCAGGGGCGACCGAGCCCGCGCCCGCCCTCGTCGCGACGGGGCTGACGGTCGGCTATCGCGGGCGGACCGTGTTGACGGTGCCGGAGCTGGTGGTGCCCGCAGGCCGACTCACCGCCGTGGTCGGGCCCAACGGCGCGGGCAAGTCGACGCTGATCAAGGCCGCGCTCGGTCTGCTCCCGTCGACCGGGGGCGCCATCCGACTGCTCGGCGAGCCGTTGGCCCGGGTGCGCAGGCGGGTGGCCTACGTGCCGCAGCGCGATGCCGTCGCCCAGGACTTCCCCGTCACGGCCGTACAAGTCGTGGAGATGGGTCGCTACCCGCATCGCGGCTGGTTCCGCAGGCTGACTCGGGAGGACGACCGCGCCGTCAGCGAGGCCATGCTGCGGACGGGGGTCACCGACTCGGCCGACACGCCGTTGGACGAGCTGTCCGGCGGTCAGCGGCAGCGGGTGTTCCTGGCGAGGGCACTGGCCCAGCAGGCCGACCTCCTGGTACTCGACGAGCCCTTCGCCGCCGTCGACACGAGCACCGAGACACGACTGCTGACGCTGCTCGTCGAGCTGTGCGAGCAGGAGGGCCGCTCGGTGCTGATGGTGCATCACGACCTGCGCACGGTGCAGGACCACTTCGACCACGCCGTGCTGCTGTCGGGCCGGGTGATCGCCGACGGGCCGGTGAGCCGCGTGCTGCGGCCCGAGCACCTGGAGGCGGCCTACGGCATCCCGATGCCGAGTCGCGCCGACTCCGCAGACCGCGACGCCCACTCCGCGACCCCGCCGACGGCGGACGGCACCGACCGGACCACCGAGGCGGACGTCGAAGGCCGGGCACCTGCGCGCGGCTCCGCTGCGTCCGACCCGACCGCTCCCGGTTCCTCAGCGTCCGGTTCCTCAGCATCCGATTCCTCAGCGTCCGATTCCCCAGCGTCCGATTCCCGAGCGTCCGATTCGAACGCGCCCGATTCGGACACACCCGGCTCGGATTCGGCAGGGTCCGGACCGGAGCGGACGGGATGACCGGCGGAGTCCTCGGCCTGTCCTACGCCGCGTCCGTGGTGATCGGCGGCTCCGCGCTGCTGGGCATGCTGGCCGGAGTCCTCGGGCCCTTCGCCGTACTGCGCGGTCGAAGCATGTTCGGCGACGCGATGAGTCACGGGACGCTGCCCGGCGTGGTGATCGCCTTCATGGTCGGGGGAGTGAAGGACGCTCCGGTGCTCCTGATCGGGGCGGCGATCTCGGCGCTGCTCGCCGCGCTGGCCATGATCGGTCTGGAGCGAGCCGGGCGGGTCAGCCCGGACGTGGCGATCGGCGTGGTGCTCTCCGCCGCCTTCACCCTCGGGATCGTGTTGCTGACCCGGCTCTCCGCCGCCGGGTCCGGCGGACAGAGCGGTCTGGAGGAGTACCTCTTCGGGCAGGCCGCAGGCCTGGTGCGCGGTGATCTGGTGGTCGCGGCGATCGTCGGGGCGCTCGCGATCGGCGCCGTCCTGGTCTGGTTCCGGCTGCTGCGGACCGCGATCTTCGATCCGGGATTCGCCTCGGTCGCCGGAGCGCCGGGCTGGGCGGTGGACGTGCTGACCACCGCGCTGCTGGTCGTCGGGATCGTGCTCGGTGTCCGCACCGTGGGGGCGATCCTGATGGTCGCGCTGCTCGTCGCGCCTGCCGTGGCCGCGAGGCAGCTCACCACCAGGCTGTCGACGCTGGTTCCACTGTCCGGCCTGATCGGCGCGGCGGCAGGCGGGGTCGGCGCCTTCGTGTCCGGCCGGGCCGACCTGCCCACCGGGCCCGCGATCGTGTTGCTGGCGACCGCCGCCGCCCTCGCGTCGGTGCTGCTGGCACCGCGCCGAGGCGTGCTGCTGCGGGCGGTCCGGTCTCGACGTCATCGCGGCGGTGTGGCCGAGGAACGGGGCCTGTCGGGCGACGGGAGCAGGCACGAACCCGATCCGCTCACCGCCGGTGCGGCGTCGGAGAGCCCGCACCGTGTCGGCGGGCCTTCGCCAGGCGAGGCATCGTCTCGATTCGGGGAGGGCAGGCGATGAGCGCCGACGACGTCGTGATCATCCTCACCGCCGGCCTGCTCGGCACCGCCTGCGCGATGCTCGGCTGCTTCCTCGTGCTGCGCAGACAGGCCCTGCTGTCCGACGCGATGAGCCATGCGGCGCTGCCGGGGATCGTGCTGGTGTACCTGATCACCGGTCAACGGGCGCCGCTGACCATGATCCTGGGCGCCACCGCATTCGGCGTCGTGTGCGTGCTCGGCTACACGGCGCTGCGCCGCAGCGGCCTGCTCGGCCCGGACGCCGCCATCGCCCTGGTCTTCCCCGCGCTGTTCTCTCTCGGGGTCGTCGGCGTGAGCAGACACGCCTCCGGCGCGCATCTGGACCTGGACGCCGCGGTCTACGGCGAGATCACCTTCGCCCCGCTGCGCACCATGGCGATCCTCGGCGTCGACGTGCCCCGATCGCTGGTGATCACCGGCCTCGCGGCGCTGTCGGTGCTGGCGGTGGTGCTGGTGCTCTGGCGGCCACTCCAGGCGGCCACTCTCGATCCGGAGTTCGCGCGCGTCGCAGGCCTCGGCTCCCGCGTCGTCGATCGCACGGTGCTGGTGGCGACCGCGCTCGTGGCGGTGACGGCCTTCGAGAGCGTCGGCGCGATCCTGGTGGTGACCTTCTTCATCGTCCCCGCCGCGACCGGCGGCCTGCTCGCGGTGCGGCTGGACGGGATGCTGGCCATCGCGGTGACCTCGGCCTGGGTCGCGGCCATCGCCGGGCAGCGACTGGCCGTCGGGCTGAACGCGTCGATCGCGGGCACCGTCGGACTCACCGCCGTCGGACTCTTCGTGCTGGCACTGCTGTTCGGCAGGCGCCGGGGCCTGCCGAGGACCTTCCGACGCTCCGCCCGAGAGGCCCAGGGCTGACCCTGCCGTCGAGCCGCCCGACTCCGGGTCTGGGCGCTGCTCGCGACGGCGCCTCCTCGCGCCGTCGTCCGTCGCGACCGGCCTCGGCGGGCACCGTCGGACTACATCCGAGGGAGTAGCGGCCCACACCCGAGATACCCCGGCGGGCGGATCGACTACCGACAGGCGGTGGACGACGCGCGCGCGGTGGCTCCGTAACGTGGTAGAACGATCGCTCTTCGTATCGGGACGCCGCGGGCGCACGGGAACCGTCGCACGTCTGGATCGGCATTCACTGGAGGACCTGGGCATGACGCTGACTCGAAGGACCATGCTTCGACTCATCGGTGGTGCGGTGGTGTCGCTGCCGTTGCTGTCGGCCTGTGCGGCGGAGGGCAGCACCGGAATCCTGCTGCCCAGCGGTGCCCCGCTGCCCGATCCCTTCGGCGTGCCGCTGCCCGTTCCGCCGGTGCTCCAGCCGACCGGGACGGACGAGACGACCGACTACTACGCGATCACTCAGCGCGCGGCGGACGTCGAGATCCTGCCGGGCCTGACCACGGAGGTCTGGGGCTACAACGGGATCTTCCCCGGTCCGACGATCGTGACGCGGCGCGGCAGACGGGTGGTCGTGCGGCAGCGCAACGAACTGCCGGTGCCCGTCGCGGTGCACCTGCACGGCGGGGTCAACCCGGCCGAGCACGACGGATATCCGACCGATCTGATCCTGCCGGTCGGCGGCTGGGAGCCGAACCCCGAGCATGCCGCGCACCATCCGATGGGCGACACCACTCAGGACGAGCGGGAGTACGTCTATCCGCTGGAACAGCGAGCGTGCACCCTCTGGTACCACGACCATCGGATGGACTTCACCGGCCCGCAGGTCTACCGAGGTCTCGCGGGCTTCCACCTCCTCCGCGACGACGGCGAGGACGCGCTCGGGCTGCCCTCGGGCGATCGGGACATCCCGTTGATGATCTGTGATCGCAGCTTCACCGAGGACGGCTCCTTCGACTACCCGTCGCTGGACCCCTCGCTCGGCGGCGCTCCCGGCGTCGGCGAGGAGATGATGGAGGGCGTCCTCGGCGACGTCATCCTGGTCAACGGGGCGCCGTGGCCTTATCTGGAGGTCTCCGACACCCGGTACCGCTTCCGCATCCTGAACGCCTCCAACGCCCGGCGTTATCAGCTCCAACTCGATCCGCCGCCTGCGGACGGCCCGTCCTTCGTGCAGATCGGCAGTGACGTCGGGATGTTGGGCGCGCCGATCTCCCACGATCAGGTCGAGATCGCCTCGGCGGAGCGCTTCGACCTGGTGATCGACTTCTCGGCCTACCCGGTCGGCACCGAGGTGACGCTGGTCAACGCCTACGGGACCGAGACGACCCGACCGGTGATGCGCTTCCACGTCGTCCGGGAGGAATCCGACGACAGCAGCATCCCGGACCGTCTCGTCGAGTTCGAGACCCTCGATCCCGCCACGGCCGTCGTCGAACGCGACTTCCGCTTCGCCAGGGACCGGATCGACGGCGAGCGGATGTGGACGATCAACGGCGAGCCGTTCGACCCCGAGCGCATCGACGCCGATCCGGCCCTGGGATCGGTCGAGATCTGGCGGCTGCGGACGAACGTCCATCACCCGGTTCACCTGCACATGGCGCACTTCCAGGTGCTGACGCGCAACGACCGCGAGCCGGGGCCCTACGACGCGGGCTGGAAGGACACCATCGACCTGGCGGGCGGGGAGGAGGCGGAGATCATCATCCGCTTCGCAGGCCACACCGGGCGATACGTGTTCCACTGCCACAACCTGGAGCACGAGGACATGATGATGATGGCGAACTTCCAGGTCTCCTGACAGCGGCTCAGCTCGCTCGACCGCGTTGCTCGATCAGCGTCGCGATGCCGCTCAGGATGAGTTCGAGGCCGAACTCGAAGTCCTCGGCCAGATAGTCCGCCGCCTGCGAATCCGGAGGCTCGTTGTCGAAGACGCCGTCGGAGATCAGCGCGGACAGCGCGGGGTGGGTCGCGGGGTCGACGAGCCGTGCCAGGGTCTGTCCGTAGCCGTCCGCGCTGCTCTGCTGCGGGTCGGGTCGGGAGAGGTCCTTGGCGAAGGCGGCCTCATGACGGACATAGCCGGTGATCGTCGCGATCACGCCCAGCTTCTCGGTCTCGTCCAGGCCGGTGTCCTGCATCGCGGCGAGACCGCGTTCCATCCAGTCCAGTGACGCCGGGGTCAACGGCGGGCCGGTGATCTTCATGTCCGAGAGCCAGGGATGGCGGACGTACATGGTGACCTGATCCCGAGTCCAGGATTCCAGTCTGCCCCGCCAGCCGGACGACGACGGCGGGGCGGGCGAGGCGGCGGTCATCGCCGTCGCCTTGTCGTGCATCAGCACCAACAGGACGTCCTTGCTGCTCACGTAGCGATACAGCGACATCGTGGTGAACCCGAGCCGGTGGGCGACGGCCGCCATCGAGAGTCCGGCGAGCCCCTCGGCGTCGGCGATCTCGACGGCCGCCGTGACGACGGCCTCCAGGCTCAGTCCCGGCCGGGTGTTCCGTCGGGGGGCCTCCCGGCCTGCGGCCTCGCCCTTCCACAGCATCGTCAGGGCCTGAGACAGCCCGGCTGTCGCGTTGGTGTCCATCGTCTCCCGCGTCCGTCGTCCGGTTGACCCGCATCCTAGGTCTGTGTATAGGATACACTCGAACGTATGGCATAAACTCAGTCGTTTATCTCATATACAGGTACTGGTCCGGTGTCGTCGAGGCGACCTCGGGGGTCGATGACGCCTGATTCAGAGAAGAAGGGGGAGAGACATGGTGATGGACCCGATTATTCGGGCCGTCGGACTCACCAAGTCCTATGGTGACAATCCGGTGCTGCGGGGGGTCGACCTCCAGGTGGCACCCGGCACGATCTTCGCGTTACTGGGCCCCAACGGCGCCGGTAAGACGACGATGGTGCGCATCCTGTCGACGCTGATCCGTCCCGACGGGGGGCGGGCCTTCGTCGCTGGCCACGACGTGGCGCGCGAGCCGAAGGCGGTGCGTGGCGTGATCAGTCTCACCGGGCAGTATGCGGCGGTCGACGAGCTGCTCACTGGGCGAGAGAACATGGTGATGATGGCCCGACTGAACCGTCTCGGCAGGTCGGCGGCCCGCGAGCGGTCGGCCGAGCTGTTGCGGCGGTTCGACCTCGAAGACGCCCAGGACCGCCTGGCGGGCCGCTACTCCGGCGGAATGCGCCGCAGGCTAGACCTCGCGATCAGCCTCATCACCGCCCCGCCGGTGATCTTCCTCGACGAGCCGACCACCGGGCTGGACCCGCGCAGTCGGCAGACGATGTGGAGCGTGATCCGGGAACTCGTCGACGAGGGCGTCACCATTCTGCTCACGACGCAATATCTGGAGGAGGCGGATCAGCTCGCGAATCGGATCGCCGTTCTGGACGGCGGCCGAATCGTCGCCGAGGGCACCGCCTCGGAACTCAAGAGGGGATTGTCGGCGGGCACGGTCGAGCTGACCTTCTTCGACGTCCCGGCGTTCGACCGAGCCGCCCGATACCTCGGGCACGAGGCGCTGCACCGCGATCAGACGAACCTCTGTCTGCGGGTCTCGTTCGACGGCCACGCCGAGCAGGTGCGTGTCCTGCTGGAGCGGTTGCGACAGGCGGGTGTGCCTGCGGCGAGCCTCGAGCTGCACACCCCGAGTCTCGACGACGTGTTCCTCTCCCTCACCGACACCGCCCGCGCACCTCAGGAGACGGCAGCCCGATGACCGCAACGACCAGCCCGACGACTCGCCCCAGCCTGCGCTGGGCCGTCTCGGACGTCCTGACCATGATCGGCCGGAAGCTCCGGCACGTCCTGCGCACGCCGGACGAACTGATCGTGTCGTTGATCCTGCCGATCACGATGATGCTGCTCTTCGTGTTCGTCTTCGGCGGTGCGCTCGACCGCAGCGGCGGCTACGTCGACTACGCCGTTCCCGGCGTGCTCATCCTGTCGGCGGGCTTCAGCGCCTCGCAGACGGGGATCGGCCTGACGAGCGATCTGGTCACGGGCGTCGTCGATCGATTCCGCTCACTGCCGATCGTCGTGTCCTCGGTGCTCACCGGGCATGTGGTCGCGAACCTGCTGCGCAACCTCGTCTCCACGACACTGGTGATCCTCGTTGCACTGCTGATCGGCTTCCGACCCGCCGCGAACGTCCTCGAATGGGCGGCTGCCTTCGGGGTGGTGGCCCTCTACATCCTGATGATCAGCTGGCTGTCGATGATCTTCGGACTGCTGGCCAAGACCGTGGAGGGTGCCGGCCAGTTCTCCTTCGTCATCCTCTTCCTGCCCTATCTGAGCAGCGCGTTCGTCCCCACCGAGACGATGCCGGACGCACTGCGCGTCGTCGCGGACAATCAGCCTGCCACGCCGGTCATCGAGACGGTGCGGGCGCTGCTGACGGGGTCGCCGGTCGGGAACAGCGCGGCATGGGCCCTCGGCTGGTGCGTCGGGCTCGGCGCGCTGGCGTTCGTGATCTCCAGCGTGCTGTTCGTCCGTCGCACCAGCCGCTGACCCTCGGCTGATCTCGATGCGCGCGGCGGCGGTGCACCGTGGGGGAGAGCCGCTGATCCGCACGACGTCGGACGATCGACCGAGACGGGGCCCCGTGCCCTCGGCGGCGCGCCCGGAGCGGCAGCGTCCCTGGCATCTCGGTGCCGCGAAACCCGGTGACGGGGACGAGAACGGGGATCTCGACCGCGGTCAGCCGGGCACGGCGCCCGTACCGGCAGGCGCCGTGGCGACACGGTGCTCCGCAACGGACGGTGGCTCCGTGGTGAGTGGACGGCCGATCGGCAGGCCCGATGACGCCGCCCCCGGCCGTTCTCCGCGCTGACGGAGCGCGGCCGGACTCCCCCGATCGGGCGGATGACGAGCGCCGGGGGTGTGCTCGGTCGGTGAGGGGGAAGCCGTCACGGTGTGGGGCGGCGGCCCTGCGGACGGCACGGCAGGCGGGTGCAGGGGGGAGGCCCGTCTGTGGTGTCGCCCGATGTCTGCTCGGGTCCGCTGTTGCACGTGCGGGCGGTTCGTCGTCGATGAGGGGTGACGACGAACCGCCCGCACTCGGCTTCTCCGCCCCGACCATCCTCGCCCGGCCTGCCTGTCGGCGGGTTCGCCTGCGCCGGGACGCAGCCATCGTTCGCTGCGAGCGCCGAGGGCGGGCGGCTGCCCTGCCTCGCAGGCCGCGTGCGGCGGGGAGTGGTCGGGCGGGCACCGGTCCGGCCCCGCCGAGCGACCTCGCCGGCCTGGCCCGGACGGGACAGGCCGCCGCCGTGCCTGCCCGCCGGATCGCCTCGGCGCCGACCGTGACTCAGGAGCGGGCAGCGGGGTCCGAGGCCGCAGGCTCGGGGCCGACCTCTCGACTGCGCTTGATGGCCGCGCGTCGGGCCAACCGGTGCTCACGGCGGATGCCCGCCTCGGCGTGCCGTCGTCGATCGGTCGCCGACTCGGGAAGGACCTCGGGAACCGGTCTCGGCTTCCCGTCGGAGTCGACCGCGACGAACACCAGGTAGGCGCTCGCCACATGCGTGGGCGGCACCGACTCGTTCCAGCGCTCGGCCACGACCCGCACCCCGACCTCCATCGAGGTGCGACCCGTCCAGTTGACCTGGGCGCTGGCGTGTACGAGATCACCGACGCGAACCGGGATCAGGAACAGCATCTCGTCCATGAACACTGTCAGCGCCGTGCCACCCGAGTGTCGCCCGGCGCAGGCCGCCGCGACGTCGTCGACGAACTTCATGATCACGCCGCCGTGCACCGTGCCGTACAGGTTCGTCTCGGTCGCGGTCATGATCTGACTGAGCGTGGTGGCCGCTGCCGAGGTCGGCTTACCGGGAAGCTCGGAGACGGGATGCATGGCGTCGAGGGTAGGCGATCCCGGCCTGCGAGATGTCGAGTCCGCGTCGAGACGAGCCCGTTAGGATCGGTTTCGCCGATGGTTCGTCGGCGTCCACGGCCCACGCCGAACGGCGTGGATCAGCGGCGGTGACGAGGCAAGAGGGAACCCGGTGGGAATCCGGGACTGCCCCGCAGCGGTGAGCGGGAACGAACTCCGTCACCGTCCTCACAGCGAGGACGGTCACAGCACTGGAGGTCCGGCCTCCGGGAAGCGACGGACAGTAGGTCAGCCGACCTCGACGGTCGGAAGCGCCCGTGAGTCCGAAGACCTGCCGTCGGCGGCGCGGTCCCGACGGGTCCGTGCCGCTCCGAGGTCTTCGCGGGAGGACCGGGGTGAGCAGTCAGTCGGGGACCGGTCTCGGTCCTGCCCGTTCTGCTCGCGTTCCGGTCGCTCGCGTGCCCGCCTCGGGGTTTCGTTGCCGCCTCGCGAGGAGAGAGCAGTGACCCATCGCACGCATGTCCCGGCGCTCGGCGCCACGGTCCTGGGCTACCCCCGGATCGGACCCGATCGAGAACTCAAGCGTGCCCTGGAGGCGTACTGGGCCGGGCGGATCGACGCCTCGGCCCTGCACGAGGTCGCGGCCGCATTGCGCGCGGCCACCTGGACGGCCTTGCGGGACGCAGGCCTCGGCTCGGTGCCCTCCAACACGTTCTCCTACTACGACCAGGTCCTCGACACGGCGGTCCTGGTCGACGCGTTGCCCGCCCGCTATACCGAGTCGGGTCGCACGCCGTTGGACGCCTACTTCGCCGCCGCCAGGGGA
The Actinoalloteichus fjordicus DNA segment above includes these coding regions:
- a CDS encoding metal ABC transporter ATP-binding protein gives rise to the protein MIRRAAATPDSPTPGATEPAPALVATGLTVGYRGRTVLTVPELVVPAGRLTAVVGPNGAGKSTLIKAALGLLPSTGGAIRLLGEPLARVRRRVAYVPQRDAVAQDFPVTAVQVVEMGRYPHRGWFRRLTREDDRAVSEAMLRTGVTDSADTPLDELSGGQRQRVFLARALAQQADLLVLDEPFAAVDTSTETRLLTLLVELCEQEGRSVLMVHHDLRTVQDHFDHAVLLSGRVIADGPVSRVLRPEHLEAAYGIPMPSRADSADRDAHSATPPTADGTDRTTEADVEGRAPARGSAASDPTAPGSSASGSSASDSSASDSPASDSRASDSNAPDSDTPGSDSAGSGPERTG
- a CDS encoding metal ABC transporter permease, giving the protein MTGGVLGLSYAASVVIGGSALLGMLAGVLGPFAVLRGRSMFGDAMSHGTLPGVVIAFMVGGVKDAPVLLIGAAISALLAALAMIGLERAGRVSPDVAIGVVLSAAFTLGIVLLTRLSAAGSGGQSGLEEYLFGQAAGLVRGDLVVAAIVGALAIGAVLVWFRLLRTAIFDPGFASVAGAPGWAVDVLTTALLVVGIVLGVRTVGAILMVALLVAPAVAARQLTTRLSTLVPLSGLIGAAAGGVGAFVSGRADLPTGPAIVLLATAAALASVLLAPRRGVLLRAVRSRRHRGGVAEERGLSGDGSRHEPDPLTAGAASESPHRVGGPSPGEASSRFGEGRR
- a CDS encoding metal ABC transporter permease; this translates as MSADDVVIILTAGLLGTACAMLGCFLVLRRQALLSDAMSHAALPGIVLVYLITGQRAPLTMILGATAFGVVCVLGYTALRRSGLLGPDAAIALVFPALFSLGVVGVSRHASGAHLDLDAAVYGEITFAPLRTMAILGVDVPRSLVITGLAALSVLAVVLVLWRPLQAATLDPEFARVAGLGSRVVDRTVLVATALVAVTAFESVGAILVVTFFIVPAATGGLLAVRLDGMLAIAVTSAWVAAIAGQRLAVGLNASIAGTVGLTAVGLFVLALLFGRRRGLPRTFRRSAREAQG
- a CDS encoding multicopper oxidase family protein, whose translation is MTLTRRTMLRLIGGAVVSLPLLSACAAEGSTGILLPSGAPLPDPFGVPLPVPPVLQPTGTDETTDYYAITQRAADVEILPGLTTEVWGYNGIFPGPTIVTRRGRRVVVRQRNELPVPVAVHLHGGVNPAEHDGYPTDLILPVGGWEPNPEHAAHHPMGDTTQDEREYVYPLEQRACTLWYHDHRMDFTGPQVYRGLAGFHLLRDDGEDALGLPSGDRDIPLMICDRSFTEDGSFDYPSLDPSLGGAPGVGEEMMEGVLGDVILVNGAPWPYLEVSDTRYRFRILNASNARRYQLQLDPPPADGPSFVQIGSDVGMLGAPISHDQVEIASAERFDLVIDFSAYPVGTEVTLVNAYGTETTRPVMRFHVVREESDDSSIPDRLVEFETLDPATAVVERDFRFARDRIDGERMWTINGEPFDPERIDADPALGSVEIWRLRTNVHHPVHLHMAHFQVLTRNDREPGPYDAGWKDTIDLAGGEEAEIIIRFAGHTGRYVFHCHNLEHEDMMMMANFQVS
- a CDS encoding TetR/AcrR family transcriptional regulator C-terminal domain-containing protein, with protein sequence MDTNATAGLSQALTMLWKGEAAGREAPRRNTRPGLSLEAVVTAAVEIADAEGLAGLSMAAVAHRLGFTTMSLYRYVSSKDVLLVLMHDKATAMTAASPAPPSSSGWRGRLESWTRDQVTMYVRHPWLSDMKITGPPLTPASLDWMERGLAAMQDTGLDETEKLGVIATITGYVRHEAAFAKDLSRPDPQQSSADGYGQTLARLVDPATHPALSALISDGVFDNEPPDSQAADYLAEDFEFGLELILSGIATLIEQRGRAS
- a CDS encoding ATP-binding cassette domain-containing protein produces the protein MMDPIIRAVGLTKSYGDNPVLRGVDLQVAPGTIFALLGPNGAGKTTMVRILSTLIRPDGGRAFVAGHDVAREPKAVRGVISLTGQYAAVDELLTGRENMVMMARLNRLGRSAARERSAELLRRFDLEDAQDRLAGRYSGGMRRRLDLAISLITAPPVIFLDEPTTGLDPRSRQTMWSVIRELVDEGVTILLTTQYLEEADQLANRIAVLDGGRIVAEGTASELKRGLSAGTVELTFFDVPAFDRAARYLGHEALHRDQTNLCLRVSFDGHAEQVRVLLERLRQAGVPAASLELHTPSLDDVFLSLTDTARAPQETAAR
- a CDS encoding ABC transporter permease, which codes for MTATTSPTTRPSLRWAVSDVLTMIGRKLRHVLRTPDELIVSLILPITMMLLFVFVFGGALDRSGGYVDYAVPGVLILSAGFSASQTGIGLTSDLVTGVVDRFRSLPIVVSSVLTGHVVANLLRNLVSTTLVILVALLIGFRPAANVLEWAAAFGVVALYILMISWLSMIFGLLAKTVEGAGQFSFVILFLPYLSSAFVPTETMPDALRVVADNQPATPVIETVRALLTGSPVGNSAAWALGWCVGLGALAFVISSVLFVRRTSR
- a CDS encoding acyl-CoA thioesterase, which encodes MHPVSELPGKPTSAAATTLSQIMTATETNLYGTVHGGVIMKFVDDVAAACAGRHSGGTALTVFMDEMLFLIPVRVGDLVHASAQVNWTGRTSMEVGVRVVAERWNESVPPTHVASAYLVFVAVDSDGKPRPVPEVLPESATDRRRHAEAGIRREHRLARRAAIKRSREVGPEPAASDPAARS